Sequence from the Qipengyuania gaetbuli genome:
CTCGGCCAGCTTCAGCGCCTGTTCGAAACTGTCGGCCAGCCGCGTCTCGATGCCTTCTTTCACCGCGAGGCGATCGACCACCACCTCGATGTCGTGCTTGAACTTCTTGTCGAGCGCGGGCGCGTCCTCGATCGCGTACATCTCGCCATCGATGCGCACGCGGGTGAAGCCGGCCTTCTGCCATTCGGCCAGTTCCTTGCGGTATTCGCCCTTGCGCCCGCGCACTACCGGCGCGAGCAGGTAGAGCCGCGTGCCTTCGGGCAGCGCCATGACCCGGTCGACCATGTTGGAGACGGTCTGCGCCTCGATCGGCAGGCCGGTGGCGGGCGAATAGGGCACGCCCACCCGCGCCCACAGCAGCCGCATGTAATCGTAGATCTCGGTCACCGTCGCCACGGTCGAGCGCGGGTTTCGGCTGGTGGTCTTCTGCTCGATCGAGATGGCAGGGCTGAGGCCGTCGATATGCTCGACATCGGGCTTCTGCATCATCTCGAGGAACTGGCGCGCATAGGCGCTGAGGCTCTCGACATAACGCCGCTGCCCTTCGGCATAGATCGTGTCGAACGCCAGGCTCGACTTGCCCGAGCCCGACAGGCCGGTGATCACGATCAGGCTGTCCCTCGGCAGGTCGATATCGACGCCCTTGAGGTTGTGTTCACGCGCGCCGCGTACCGAGATTTGCGTAAGTGCCATGGGGAGAGCGTGTTCCCGAATTGTTCGCTTTGGTCAAGAGGGCCGCGTTCCGCATGGAGGGCCCTGCAACAGGGAGCGGACGAGCGGCGCGAGAGTTCCAGCGATGTGGGAAAGCCGGGCGCGAATGCAAGCGCGGGACCCCGATGGCGATGCAGTGCGCTCTCCCAGCATGCCTGCCACGCTTCACCGCGCCGGTTTTACCGCCCTACTCTCAATGGCTTGTTTGGACCCCTGCTCCGAACCCGCTGCAGAGCATCAGGCAGTAGGCGCCCACTGCCGAAAGGAGGTTTGCGAGCGGCAAGCCGTGGACCTTTCGCGGCTTGCGGACCGTTGAGTGACTGAAGCGCCAGCAGACCACCATTCGCAGTTCAGGACCACCACGAGATGACGCAAGAAACCGAGAAGGAGCAAGGGGACATGCCACCCCTGCCCTCCCAGCGTCCGTCATCCGTTGCCGACCAGCTCCAGACCGAGCGAATCCGCGCGCTGTTCGGCGACTACGACAGGCCGCTGGACAGCGAGAAATGGACCTCGACACCCCACGCCGGAGACCAGAAGGGGGCCAAGGGGCTGCTTGCCCGGATAAGACGCCACCGCGATCACCGCCGGCAACTGAAGCGAGCCCGCAAGGCTGCGCAAGCCGCTTTCGGAGTGAAGCCGCGCCTCTCTACCCGAAAGCGGGCGACACTCATGATGGGTGCCGGGGCCATGGGGCTGACCGCCTTTACCGGCCCCCCGATCCAGCAATCGGGTGACGGGGTTGCGCCCAACAACCTCTCGCTAGACGAGACGGAACGAACCATCAGGCTGCCCGCCGCGCTGCTGAAGGCAAGCGATGCGTTCAAGCAGGCGCTGATCGAGGAGGAAGGCGTTCGCTACACCGTTTACCGCGACGTTGCCGGTTACCCTACGGTCGGTGTCGGACACCTGGTAACGCCCGGTGACAACCTTAGGGTCGGTGACCGGATCGACGAGGACCGCGTGCTGGCATTGCT
This genomic interval carries:
- a CDS encoding lysozyme; this translates as MPPLPSQRPSSVADQLQTERIRALFGDYDRPLDSEKWTSTPHAGDQKGAKGLLARIRRHRDHRRQLKRARKAAQAAFGVKPRLSTRKRATLMMGAGAMGLTAFTGPPIQQSGDGVAPNNLSLDETERTIRLPAALLKASDAFKQALIEEEGVRYTVYRDVAGYPTVGVGHLVTPGDNLRVGDRIDEDRVLALLDRDLRIAEQGVRQLVGTLPLYQHEFDALLDLVYNVGLGNVSETESPRLNEAIRAADYEAIAAELDYTYAAGEIARGLEFRSERRAQIFMDASYDDPREI